Sequence from the Maribacter aquivivus genome:
GTATTGGTCCCGGTGAACGATTAGGTGGTTCTGGTCAATACTTTGCCGACCAATATTTAGGTGATGTAAAAAGTAGTGGAAAATTCATAGGCATAGTCTGCAGAGATCATGAATATGTAGATGGCGATCGTGTAAAAATATACATGAATGATATGGTTGTTGAACAGAACCTTCTGTTAACAGGAGCTTTTAAAGGAATTAATGTTGATCTACAAGACGGATTTAATCGTTTAGATTTTGAAGCTCTTAATCACGGATCATCTGCACCGAACACTGCACAGGTAGATGTGTACAATGATAAAGGGGAATTAATCTATTCTAATAAATGGCTTTTATCCGCAGGTTCTAAGGCAACGTTGATTGTTACTAAAGAATCTATGTAAAACTGTTCTGCATTAATTCACCTTTAAAATTATCGCTTACCAGGAACATAAGTTTCTTCCGCCCTTTTCAAAACATCTTCACGATAAAAAGGCACTTCTTTCCAATTTACATTCTTATATCTAATAATTTGGTCATCAAAATGTGGTGAAGCTGGGTCTCCGCTTTGTCCGCCAGCTAACATACTTTTGGCTTTTACGGTATCTCCAAATTCTACTACAGCAACAAAGCTATTACCCCTTGTACCATATATTTTTTTCGCGCCCTCGGTCGTGTATCGAGCTCCATATGCCGCCAATGCACCCCATCTACCAGAAGCAAACCCTATAGGAATACTTGGTTTAGAATCATCAAAATGTTGTTTTATATCTCCTGTAATTCTTTGATATCTATTTACCTCTCCCCAAGGTATTTTCCAAGTCACAAAATCTGCCGTTAGTTGATCTATTACTTCCTCAAATATCTTTAAAGATTCTTCTGTATGTGTGCCAAAATAGGTCATACGTTCCATATCACTCATATTCTCAGGGTGTTTGGCGTTACTACCCATTGCAGTACCATAGAAATGTGCCAAAGTCATGGCTACCTGATCTTCACCAGTTGTGTAATCCCATTCTTCTAAAATCTTAATTGGCTCTCTTAATTTCGGGTTCTTATCATCATGAGAATTATATTCTTTCACCAAACCAGGAATCAATGCTTTAAATGCTGGTAAATATGGGTCGTGAGCTAATTGAATTAAACTATCTACAGTATATCCTTTTCTATTCGTTAATAACTCAATCGCGTGTACTCCCCTGAAATTTTCTTGATCTTTAGACATGTAATTTGGATAGTCTTCTTTCTTAGGACCGAATTCTAAAGCTGATGTATACGGCGTAGAATTACAGTTTTGTATCCAGCCATTTTCTGGATTTAATACCAAAATATTTTCATCGACCGAGTGCAAGCCTTGCCAATCTGTTTTAGGGTTACTGCCGTCAACCGGTTCTGTATAATCAAATTGAACGTCGCGTTTAGGAACGTAATTTCCATGAAAATAAGCGATGTTTCCTTCCGCATCTGCATACACGGTATTGTTACTTGAATTGGTACGGATATCCATCATTTCGCGAAAACCTTTATATCCGCTTTGCTTGGAACGTATAAAGGACTGCTCTAATGCTTTTACCGGTTCCCACATCATGGCAGATGCTGTCCATTGCCCTTCGGCAACATGAGTTATTGGTCCGTGGTGAGTTCTATATGCCGGATACTTTTTCTCTTTCAGCTTTTTACCATCAAGATATTTCAACACTATCTCAGATGATTGTACCGGTCGCAATTCTTCTCCGTATTGATAAAACAAATTATCATCGTTCTTAACAATCGTTTCTTTAAATTCATCCATAACATCAGTATATGTTGATGTATGCATCCATCCAGTTTTTTCATTGAATCCTTGGTAAACGAAAAACTGCCCCCAAGTTACCGCACCATACGCATTTAAACCTTCCTCCGAAACCACATGAACTTCTCCCCTAAAGTAAAATGAAGTGTGCGGATTTATCAATAACAACGGATTGCCAAATTGGGTCAATTTCCCAGAAATAGCAATTCCGTTAGAGCCTTGTGGTTCTTCTACTTCCTTCTCCTTCTTCAATTGTATTGCTTCCATTTCTGGTAACTCCATATTGCTATCATAAAAAGCAGCTATCTTTTTTGTTGAAATACGCTCAATATCACCCCCAATAGACCCTTCACTAAAGTACATCGGCATCCACGGCTCAAAATGTGTTAGTAATCTTGGTTTTACTTTTGGGTGCGTGTATAAATAGTAATTAACCCCATCGGCAAAGGCATCACATAATTCTTTTAACCAAGCGGGACTTTTCTCATAATTAGCTTTGGCCTCTTCTTCGCTCATAAACAATTTTGCACGCAAATCGCTATACAAAGCTTCTTCACCATCTACTTCTGCCAACCTACCTGTTGCCCGTATATAATTTTGCTCCACACGATTAAAATCATCTTCGCATTGGGCATACAACAACCCAAACACTGCATCGGCATCGGTTTTACCATAAATATGAGGAACTCCAAAATCGTCTCTTATTATTTCAACATTCGCAGCTTGGGCTTCCCATTTTTCTATTTCACCCTTCTCTGGTTTATTAGTCTTACATGATAAAACCAATACAAATGCCAACAAATAAATAATTCTGCTCATAGCTACTATTTTAATAAATTCTTGAGATGCATAAATGTACTTGAATTTTACCAACTTCCGCTTGCTCCTCCACCGCCAGAACTTCCTCCGCCGCCAGAAAATGAACTTGAGCTACCACCAGAAGAGCTACTGCCCGAACCGAAAGAATGTGTGCCTGAAGAGGAAAACGTTTTACGATAGTAAGTTTTATCATTCTTTACCCAAGAAATGCTCAAATCTTCTTTACCAGAAATCTTAAGTTTTATAAATGCTATTATTGCGGCAATACCAAAAAATGGAAGAAGTAACCACAGTATAAGAGTGGGTTTATCAAAAATAAAAGCTGCAGCTTGGGAATTGTACATGTAAATACTGTAGCCTATAATTAAAGGAACAATTATAAACACCAAACCGAAAACACTTGAAAAGGATCCTGCCAAAAGCATAAACACCCCAGGCAACACCCCTAATTTACCCATGAAAACTCCCCTAAAGACCTCGATAACATTGACATAGCTTTTAAGAAAGAAAAAACCACCAACCCCTATAAATATCGAGAAAAATATACCAAGAAATATATTCATGTATAGCTTCTCCTTAGAATCTTCGACGGCAATCTCTTTTTTAAACTCCTCTAGTGCTTCTGGATTATTTAAAAATTCTATGAGCTGATTACTAGCCTCATTAATACCCGTAAAATATGCCTCCTCTTTAAAATTAGGAATCATCGTATTTCTTATAATTCTCGAGGCAACGGCATCTGTAATGTACGGTTCTAATCCAGATCCTACCTCTATTCTAACTTCTCTATCTAATTCTGAGAATAAAATTAATAGCCCATTATCTTTACCCTCCTGACCGATTCCGTTTTGATTGAATAATGCATTTGCATAGGTTTCAATGGTATCATACCCTAATTCTTCAATCGTTACTACCACCAACTGATTTGTAGTTTTCTCTTCTAATTCAACT
This genomic interval carries:
- a CDS encoding acylase; amino-acid sequence: MSRIIYLLAFVLVLSCKTNKPEKGEIEKWEAQAANVEIIRDDFGVPHIYGKTDADAVFGLLYAQCEDDFNRVEQNYIRATGRLAEVDGEEALYSDLRAKLFMSEEEAKANYEKSPAWLKELCDAFADGVNYYLYTHPKVKPRLLTHFEPWMPMYFSEGSIGGDIERISTKKIAAFYDSNMELPEMEAIQLKKEKEVEEPQGSNGIAISGKLTQFGNPLLLINPHTSFYFRGEVHVVSEEGLNAYGAVTWGQFFVYQGFNEKTGWMHTSTYTDVMDEFKETIVKNDDNLFYQYGEELRPVQSSEIVLKYLDGKKLKEKKYPAYRTHHGPITHVAEGQWTASAMMWEPVKALEQSFIRSKQSGYKGFREMMDIRTNSSNNTVYADAEGNIAYFHGNYVPKRDVQFDYTEPVDGSNPKTDWQGLHSVDENILVLNPENGWIQNCNSTPYTSALEFGPKKEDYPNYMSKDQENFRGVHAIELLTNRKGYTVDSLIQLAHDPYLPAFKALIPGLVKEYNSHDDKNPKLREPIKILEEWDYTTGEDQVAMTLAHFYGTAMGSNAKHPENMSDMERMTYFGTHTEESLKIFEEVIDQLTADFVTWKIPWGEVNRYQRITGDIKQHFDDSKPSIPIGFASGRWGALAAYGARYTTEGAKKIYGTRGNSFVAVVEFGDTVKAKSMLAGGQSGDPASPHFDDQIIRYKNVNWKEVPFYREDVLKRAEETYVPGKR
- a CDS encoding TPM domain-containing protein, whose translation is MLKKTFFFFLLVTFYVNAQKPYYELRDFVTDSAGIFTSSQVLELNQRLVELEEKTTNQLVVVTIEELGYDTIETYANALFNQNGIGQEGKDNGLLILFSELDREVRIEVGSGLEPYITDAVASRIIRNTMIPNFKEEAYFTGINEASNQLIEFLNNPEALEEFKKEIAVEDSKEKLYMNIFLGIFFSIFIGVGGFFFLKSYVNVIEVFRGVFMGKLGVLPGVFMLLAGSFSSVFGLVFIIVPLIIGYSIYMYNSQAAAFIFDKPTLILWLLLPFFGIAAIIAFIKLKISGKEDLSISWVKNDKTYYRKTFSSSGTHSFGSGSSSSGGSSSSFSGGGGSSGGGGASGSW